A section of the Xiphias gladius isolate SHS-SW01 ecotype Sanya breed wild chromosome 10, ASM1685928v1, whole genome shotgun sequence genome encodes:
- the LOC120795571 gene encoding uncharacterized protein C14orf132 gives MDLSFMAAQIPVMTGAFMDSSPNDDYSGEHSLFNSSASVHAAASAASVHGQQDESQSMSSDAIWLWIAIVATIGNIVVVGIVYACTF, from the coding sequence ATCCCAGTTATGACGGGAGCCTTCATGGACTCCTCGCCCAATGACGACTACAGCGGCGAACACTCACTCTTCAACTCCTCGGCTAGCGTCCACGCCGCTGCCTCGGCCGCCTCGGTACACGGCCAGCAGGATGAGTCGCAGTCCATGTCCAGCGACGCCATCTGGCTCTGGATCGCCATCGTTGCCACTATTGGAAACATAGTGGTAGTGGGCATTGTCTATGCCTGCACTTTCTGA
- the LOC120795000 gene encoding B2 bradykinin receptor-like has protein sequence MTLQPTSVPGFSATALYGEQNNTNGTQCPIQDDWEWLNTSQPVYILLITVLGVVFNVFVLMIFCLHKKACTVAEIYLGNLAAADLVLMSCLPFWAVNVFNDFNWPFGQLLCKVVNLGIKMNVYCSIYFLVLVSIDRYVALVHTMSHGRMRRPKYAKLGCLLVWGFGLLLSVPTLIFREVNYISEFGVNACILDYPNQTVELLCDGMLIFCSFIIPILIISFCTFRIIQALKIQAIERFSAEKTEQKATTLVLAVLLAFLICWVPFHMVTILDVLLRAELLRGCHLTTVLEICNQIFTYLAFFNSVLNPILYVIVGKNFRKKVRELFKQWSIKRTATLESTRSHLSSTVKTVI, from the exons ATGACTCTTCAACCTACAAG TGTCCCAGGCTTCAGCGCCACAGCTTTATAtggagaacaaaacaacaccaaTGGCACTCAGTGTCCTATTCAGGATGACTGGGAGTGGCTCAACACCAGTCAGCCAGTTTATATCCTGCTCATCACTGTGCTGGGAGTagtgtttaatgtgtttgtccTGATGATATTCTGTCTCCACAAGAAGGCCTGCACCGTGGCTGAGATCTACTTGGGCAACTTGGCTGCTGCTGACCTTGTCCTGATGTCCTGTTTGCCCTTCTGGGCTGTAAACGTATTCAACGATTTCAACTGGCCCTTTGGTCAGTTGTTGTGCAAAGTCGTCAACCTGGGCATTAAGATGAACGTCTACTGCAGCATCTACTTCCTCGTTCTGGTCAGCATAGATCGCTATGTAGCACTGGTGCATACAATGTCCCATGGCAGAATGCGTAGGCCAAAGTATGCCAAACTGGGTTGTCTGTTAGTGTGGGGTTTCGGCTTGCTCCTGAGTGTCCCCACACTCATCTTCCGGGAGGTGAACTATATCTCTGAGTTTGGTGTTAACGCATGCATTCTGGATTACCCAAACCAAACTGTAGAGCTGCTCTGTGATGGAATGTTGATTTTTTGTAGCTTCATCATCCCCATTTTGATTATCTCATTCTGCACGTTCAGAATTATCCAGGCTTTGAAAATCCAGGCAATAGAGAGGTTCAGTGCtgagaaaacagagcagaaggCTACGACTCTGGTGCTGGCCGTCCTCCTGGCCTTCCTCATCTGCTGGGTTCCATTCCATATGGTCACCATACTGGACGTGCTCCTAAGGGCTGAACTCCTGAGAGGGTGTCACTTAACGACCGTCCTAGAAATCTGCAACCAGATCTTCACCTACCTAGCCTTCTTCAACAGTGTCCTCAACCCCATCCTGTACGTCATTGTTGGAAAGAACTTCCGGAAAAAAGTTCGGGAACTCTTCAAGCAATGGAGCATTAAGAGAACAGCAACCTTGGAGTCCACTCGTTCACACCTGTCCTCTACTGTAAAGACTGTGATATAA
- the LOC120795462 gene encoding B2 bradykinin receptor-like, translating to MESATRAELFCNHTDAWDWVYTMQPAYMSIICFLGVIGNSFVLCVICLQKKRSSVADIYLSNLALADLLMVSCLPFWVATIIDKFNWRFGEPMCQLINIVIGMNYYCSMLFLTLVSVDRYLALTRPLSQGRGRRVLWARGICFSIWIAGIFLSFPAILFRSVQFFPHLGIEACYLAYPHEGWRLRYNMTVSIVGFLVPVPIASFCSYHITKVIRSSQKMRKCSRGSVERKATYLILVVLAVFILCWLPYQILIFLDTLDHYEVISGCTWAYVLDIGNQLATYLGYSNSSLNPFLYVIVGNHFKQRAREVFRLVLFREKRQWGKSSHSNANHIN from the coding sequence ATGGAGAGTGCCACTAGAGCTGAGCTTTTCTGCAACCACACGGATGCATGGGACTGGGTTTACACCATGCAGCCGGCCTACATGTCCATCATCTGCTTTCTTGGAGTAATTGGCAACTCCTTTGTGCTTTGCGTGATCTGTCTCCAGAAGAAGCGCAGCTCTGTGGCTGACATCTACCTGAGCAACCTGGCATTAGCTGATCTCCTCATGGTTTCGTGTCTGCCATTCTGGGTGGCAACCATTATTGACAAGTTCAACTGGAGGTTTGGGGAGCCAATGTGCCAACTTATCAATATTGTCATTGGGATGAATTATTATTGCAGTATGCTGTTCCTTACACTTGTGAGCGTGGACAGATACCTGGCCCTCACCAGGCCGCTGTCCCAGGGGAGGGGGAGACGGGTTTTATGGGCACGTGGGATTTGCTTCAGTATCTGGATTGCTGGAATCTTCCTCAGCTTCCCTGCTATCCTCTTCCGCTCTGTGCAGTTCTTCCCTCATTTGGGCATTGAAGCATGCTACCTAGCATACCCCCATGAGGGCTGGAGACTGCGCTACAACATGACTGTCAGCATAGTAGGCTTCCTTGTCCCTGTTCCTATTGCATCATTCTGTAGTTACCATATCACTAAAGTCATTCGGAGCAGTCAGAAGATGAGAAAATGCAGCAGAGGAAGCGTGGAGAGGAAAGCAACATACCTCATCCTTGTTGTTCTGGCTGTGTTTATTCTCTGCTGGCTGCCCTACCAGATTCTGATCTTCTTGGACACTTTGGATCATTATGAAGTCATCTCTGGATGTACGTGGGCATATGTGCTGGACATTGGCAACCAGTTAGCTACTTACCTTGGCTACAGTAACAGCTCGTTGAATCCTTTCCTTTATGTGATTGTGGGGAACCACTTCAAGCAGAGAGCAAGGGAAGTGTTTAGACTAGTGCTGTTCAGGGAGAAACGGCAGTGGGGGAAGTCTAGTCATTCAAATGCCAATCacattaactaa